The following proteins come from a genomic window of Daphnia carinata strain CSIRO-1 chromosome 6, CSIRO_AGI_Dcar_HiC_V3, whole genome shotgun sequence:
- the LOC130689725 gene encoding peroxisome assembly protein 10-A-like, whose product MSVFVEANPPEILRASQKDESYINTIKSELADIVQRLFGNQTWLKVQWLSDLSCVFLYYTLTTLLDNQTLGEEYVGLIQVDSTLRALPSKLTRLTAIALQVLGPRLFSQVIKKLDTWLRNPEHIPDLAPKARDYILLLIELVQSSNFWVGRLNLVLFYMYGKYYRLSQRMANIHYVFTTDYLKTENYNPTFKLIGQMALTHLALLLLMNTVTKWKNTSTIQQSSAITTVDSSNEKFGSATSSTVAKCSLCWDSRKNTACTPCGHLFCWHCILQWLQTKHECPLCRESVQPSRIVPLLNYE is encoded by the exons ATGTCCGTGTTCGTAGAAGCCAATCCACCCGAGATCCTTCGAGCCTCCCAAAAGGACGAATCTTACATCAACACTATTAAGAGCGAATTGGCTGATATTGTGCAACGTCTTTTCG GGAACCAGACATGGTTGAAGGTCCAGTGGCTGTCAGACCTCTCCTGTGTCTTCCTCTACTACACCTTGACCACATTACTTGACAATCAAACCCTTGGAGAGGAGTATGTAGGCCTCATCCAAGTCGACTCTACATTAAGGGCCCTTCCCTCTAAACTG ACAAGGCTAACAGCCATAGCCCTGCAAGTATTAGGGCCACGGCTGTTCAGTCAAGTCATAAAAAAACTGGACACCTGGCTTAGAAATCCAGAACACATTCCAGACTTAGCACCAAAAGCCAGAGATTACATATTGCTACTGATAGAACTGGTTCAAAGTAGCAATTTCTGGGTTGGAAGGCTTAACTTGGTGCTTTTTTACATGTACGGGAAATACTACAGGCTTTCACAAAGAATGGCCAACATTCATTAC GTTTTTACAACAGACTACCTGAAGACAGAGAATTATAATCCGACATTCAAACTCATTGGGCAAATGGCCCTCACCCACCTCGCCCTGCTTTTATTAATGAATACAGTTACCAAATGGAAAAATACCTCTACTATACAACAATCCAGTGCAATTACG ACGGTGGAcagttcaaatgaaaagtttGGCAGTGCAACATCCTCAACTGTGGCAAAATGCTCTCTATGCTGGGATTCCCGCAAAAATACTGCCTGCACACCATGTGGGCACCTCTTTTGCTGGCACTGTATTTTGCAATGGTTGCAAACCAAGCATGAGTGTCCTCTTTGCAGAGAAAGTGTGCAACCTTCAAGAATTGTGCCATTGTTGAATTATGAATGA
- the LOC130689738 gene encoding uncharacterized protein LOC130689738 — protein sequence MEPPVWFLLLVIFPHMFHQQNLTESQNDDGDQAQTRILNRKPNRYPSKDYKDYQSLYRPPCFDVACAVDESYPIDFVASVVASHLPLVEQLHSMLYRYPAEKLILIENTTDSYRLKGNFACESDVVWLKVGWAHDVTGRNLLVVNTPRFPQIQRLETCRYADKHCEYLPPCYRSRCQQRYSHKHLIVIDPAKLSVGPYVDILPLPSSCSCFVENFVYF from the exons ATGGAGCCACCGGTTTGGTTTCTTCTCTTGGTCATCTTTCCACATATGTTTCATCAGCAGAATTTGACAG AAAGCCAAAATGATGACGGTGACCAAGCACAAACGAGAATCCTCAACCGGAAACCTAATCGATATCCTTCTAAAGACTACAAGGATTACCAATCTCTTTACCGACCACCATGCTTTGACGTGGCCTGCGCTGTCGACGAATCTTATCCAAT AGATTTTGTGGCTTCAGTTGTGGCCAGTCACTTGCCACTGGTTGAGCAGTTGCATTCCATGTTGTACCGCTACCCAGCAGAGAAGTTGATCCTGATCGAAAACACAACAGATTCATACAG ACTTAAAGGGAATTTCGCGTGCGAGTCGGATGTTGTTTGGCTGAAAGTGGGCTGGGCTCACGACGTCACGGGCCGGAACCTCTTGGTCGTAAACACGCCTCGCTTCCCTCAGATTCAGCGTCTGGAAACGTGCAG GTACGCAGATAAACACTGCGAGTACTTGCCACCCTGTTACCGATCCAG GTGTCAACAAAGATACAGTCACAAGCATCTGATAGTCATCGATCCAGCCAAATTGAGTGTTGGACCCTACGTCGACATTTTACCACTGCCATCATCCTGCTCTTGTTTTGTCGAAAATTTCGTCTACTTTTAA